The DNA window CTGATCGTCGGCGTGCTGAAACGGACCGGTCTGTTCGAGTACCTGGCGATCTGGAGCGCCAAGAAGGCGCGGGGCCGGCCATTCCCGATCATGGTGATCCTGGTGGTCGTGACCGCCGTGGTGTCGGCGGCGCTGGACAACGTCACCACGGTGCTGCTGGTGGCGCCGGTGACGCTGCTGGTCTGCGAGCGGCTCGACGTGCCGCCGATCCCCTTTCTGATCGCCGAGGTGATGGCGTCCAACATCGGTGGCGCGGCCACCCTGGTGGGCGATCCCCCGAACATCATCATCGCCAGCCGGTCGGGGTTGAGCTTCACCGATTTCCTGAACGTCATGGCCCCGCTGGTGCTGATCGTGCTCGTCGTGTTCGTCGGCCTGTGCCGGATCATGTTCCGCCGGGCGTTCCGGTATGACGCCGAGCGTGCCGCGCGGGTGATGGCGCTGCGCGAGGCGGACGCGATTCGCGACCGCCGCCTCGTGGTGATCAGCCTGGTGGTCCTCGGCGCGGTGCTGCTCGCGTTCAGCCTGCACACCGTGCTGCACCTGGAGCCGTCGGTGGTGGCGCTGCTCGGTGGGCTGCTGCTGCTGGTGTTGTCCCGGCTGGACGCGGGCGAGGTGGCCAAGGACGTCGAGTGGCCGACGCTGGTGTTCTTCGCCGGCCTGTTCGTCATGGTCGGCGCCCTGGTGGCCACCGGGGTGATCGACAGCATCGCCCGGTCGGCGACCGAGGCCGTCGAGGGCAAGCTCTGGCCGGCGACCCTGTTGCTGTTGTGGGCGTCGGCGGGGTTGTCGGCGATCGTGGACAACATTCCGTACGTGGCGACGATGAGCCCGATCGTGAGCGAGTTGGTGAACGCCGAGGGCGGGCTCGACAAGGCTCAGGTGCTGTGGTGGGCGCTCGCCATCGGCGCTGACTTCGGCGGCAACGCCACTGCCGTGGGCGCCTCGGCGAACGTGGTGGTGCTCGGCATCGCGGACCGGGCCGGGCACAAGATCACGTTCTGGGGGTTCACCAAGTACGGCCTGATCGTGACCGTGATATCGGTGGCGATCGCGGTGCCGTACCTGTGGCTGCGGTTCTTCTGACGCTCAGGTGCCGAGGATCCGGTCGAGCAGCCCGTCGAGGGTGATGGCCCCGGTCATCACCCGGTCGCGGTCCACGACCGCGACCAGCGGCACGTTCGTCCGGGCCATCACCGAGGCGACCTCGAGCAGGGTGGCGTCGGCGCTGACCGCCGGCAGACCCGGACGGTTGCGGGGGAGCAGGTCCGCGACGGTGCGGTTACCGATCCCCGCCAGGACCACATCGGCGGCGGCCTCGTCGATCACCCGCGCCAGCGCCGGATCGTCCTGACAGTAGGACGGCAGCGCCATCCGCAGCACCTGCGTGCCGGCCAGCACCGTCGACGGGCGGCCTGCGGTGTCCACCACGATCAGGCCGGGCAGATCCTGCGCGGCCAGGATTCGGGCGGCCTCTCGGGCCGGCATGTCCTCGGTGACGGTGTCCATGGAGATCGCCACATCGCTAGCGCGCATGCCCCGACGATACGCTCGGGGCAACGCGCTGATCGCACCGATGTCGCATGGGCGGCTCCACTCGCGGTGGACCTATCTCTGGTAGACGTCGGGAACGTCGTCATGGTCATGGTCGACCCGCTCGGCCTCGTAGATCTGCCGGTACGCGCGATTCCGTACCCGCAAGATCATCATGGCGAGGGTGGCGGCGATCAGGGAGCCTGCCAGCACGGCGATCTTGACCCGGTCGTCGGCGTCGCTACCGATACCGAAGGCGAGTTCGCCGATCAGCAGCGAGACGGTGAAACCGATGCCGGCCAGCACGGCCAGCCCGGTCACGTCGATCCAGGCCAGCCCTGCGTCCAACCGAGCCCGGGTGAACCGGGCGACGAGCCAGGTCGCCAAGAGGATGCCGATCGGTTTGCCGACGACCAAGCCGAGCACGATGCCCACCGCGATCGGGTCGGTGAGCGCCTGCGCGAGGCCGTCGAGCCCGCCGACGGCCACGCCGGCGGACATCAGCGCGAACACCGGCACCGCGACGCCGGCCGAGATCGGCCGGAATCGGTGCTCGAAGTGCTCGGCCAGACCCACCCCTGGCCCGGTGCCCCTGGAACGCAGCACCGGGACGGCGAAGGCGAGCAGCCCCCCGGCGACGGTGGCGTGCACGCCGGAGGCGTGCACGAGCGCCCAGGTCGCGAACGCCAGTGGCAGGAGCAGCCACCACAAGCGCACTCGCCGCTGCACCAGCAGCGCGAACACGCCCAGCGGCAGTGCCGCGGCCAGCAACGGCAGCACCGACAGGTGGGCGGTGTAGAAGACCGCGATGATGACGATCGCCAGCAGGTCGTCCACCACTGCCAGGGTCAGCAGGAAGGTGCGCAGCGCGGTCGGCAGGTGCCGGCCGATCACCGCCAGTACGGCGAGGGCGAACGCGATGTCGGTGGCGGTCGGTACCGCCCAGCCTTTCAGCGCGCCACCGGAGTTCACTACCGCGTACAGCAGTGCCGGCACGAGTACGCCGCCGATCGCGGCGGCGACCGGTACCGCGGCTCGGCGCGGATCATGCAGGTCGCCGGCGACGAACTCGCGCTTGAGTTCGAGACCGGCGACGAAGAAGAAGATCGCCAACAGCCCGTCGGCCGCCCAGGTGGCCAGCGAGAGGTCAAGGTGCAACGCGTGAGGCCCGACGGTAAGCGCCGTCATCGCCTCGTAGCGGTGCGCCCACGGGGAATTGGCCCAGATCAGCGCCACAGCGGCGGCGATCAGCAGCAGTGCCCCGCCGATCGTCTCCTTGCGCAGCACCTCGGCGATGCGACTCGCCTCGGCCCAGGAACCGCGGCCGAGGACACGAGGGGGTGACTGCGGGCCGGACATCACAGGCGCACCTTTCGCAAAGACTGGTCGGGGTCATCTGCCGACCAGACTTCCCGGCGCACCGGAACCCATCGTACCGGCAGCCACGCCTGAAACGTTCGCTGCGACCTACGGCCGGCGGTGCCCCTCGTCCCTGCGCCTCAGCGCGCGCAGGCACCGGTTGCCTGCACCCAGCATCACGGCCATCACGAAGATCGGTGTGAAGCCCCACGGAGACGGAGCCGGTGGCGCGCTGTCGGCGAGGACACCGACGAACACGCCGACGGCCACGACTGCGACGGCAAGTGACGCACGCCAGTCGCTCAGCGCCGTCGCCAACAGGCCGCAGGCGACCGCCATCACCAACACGCGTCCCACCGGGTCTTCGGGAGGAAAGACCACCGCCGCGGCGAACGAAGCCACCACGACACCGAGCGCGCCGGCCGCCAGATCTCGGATCAGGACGACCCGGTGAATCTCCGCTTCGTCAGCAACGTTCACGGCCTCGGTCTCTCCTCGTGCCCAGCCGGTGCTGCGACGGCCGGGAAGTTGGCTCCAACGATACGGTCTTCCCGCCCAAGAAGTCCGCAGAGGTACCCGTGCCGTCACGGCTGCGGTGATCCGGCGCGTCCGTCGGCGTGATCGTCGACGCCGCCCCGGCCGCGCCGCGGCCCCGCCGCCGACGCGCCCTTCCCTGGCTGCCGGCGGCCGCCATCTACACCGTGTGCGGCCTGCTGGCGTTGCTCTTCGTGGCTCCGGTCGCCTGGCTCGTGCTGGCCTCGTTCAAGAGCGGCGCCGAGTTCGCGCAGAGCCCGCCGACCTATCTGCCGGACACCTGGAGTCTGGAGAACTACCGCCGGTTGATCGACGCGGGCCTGTTCCGCAACGTGGCGAACAGCGCGCTGGCCGCTGCCGGCACGGTGGTGACGGCGACCGTCCTGTCCGTGCTTGCCGGCTATGGCTTCGCCCGCCTCCGGCTCCGCTCTTGCGGCGTGCTGTTCCTGGTCGTCCTCTCCACCCTGATGATCCCGTTCCAGTCGATCGTGCCCTCGCTGCTCTATCTCATCCTGGACAACCGGGCGCGACGGCGACGACGGGTATGCCGCCGAGGTGACGATCTGGAGTTCGAGCTGAGGGCTCGAGCCGATCACCGCGTCGCGGGGCCCGTGCTGCACCGTGCAGGCAGGCGGAGTGATCGCCCGCGGCGGCGGGCCTGGCTTGCGGTACGCGTTCACGGATCTGTTGGCCTCGCGTGGCAACATCGGCGCGGTCGAACAGACCTCATCCGTACGGGTGACCGGACCAGCGGGGCACGCGGCGTGGAGCGGCTGCACAGCGTTAGCGGTCGCGCCGGCGTTTCGGGCTTACCTGCGCGAGCCGGAGATGCTGCCCGCGCTGGTGGCGGGCCCGACGGGCGGCCCGACGACCTGCGAATGACCCTGGCGGAACGGCTTCCCCGGCAGCGGTAGCCGACCTGTGACGCCACCTCGCCGGCGGGCAGTGTGCCGACGGCCGCCGTTATCCAGGGCGCCGGGCCGACAGACCGGTGCACCCCCGCGCGGCGGCGAGCTTGTCGAGGATGCGCCGCTTGCCCGCGCCGGTGGCCGGAACCGGCTGGCCGCTGCCGGAGACCGTCGCCGGGACGAAGCGGCTCTCCACCACCGTCCGCTCGCGGACGACCAGTTTCAGCACGCCGGAGTCGGTGCTGTGCGAGGTGCTGTACCAGAGGAAGTTGCCCAGGCCGTAGTGCACGTAGGTCTGGCCCAGCCAGCCGTTGGCGAGCAGCGTGTGCGCGTGCGCGCCGACGACGATGTCCGCGCCGGCCCCGGACAACCGTTGCGCGAACGTCTTCATCTCACCAGTCGCGCACGAGTTGCCCTCCACGCCCCAGTGCATGAAGACGACGACCAGGTCGGCCTGCTTCCGCGCCGCACGCACCGCGGCGGTGGCCCGGGCGGGATCGAACGCCATGGCCACCCCCGACTGGGTGTCCGTCGCCCGCCACGATTCGGCCAGGTCGTGCACCTGCGACATGCCGAGCACCGCGATCCGCAGCCCGCGTACCGTCGTCAACCAGGGCGCGTAGGCCGCGTCGGCGTCGTGGCCGGCGCCGAACACCGGGTACCGGGCTTCCGCCGCCGAGTCGAGGGTGTCCGAGAGGCCCTGCCGGCCGTAGTCGAGGATGTGGTTGTTGGCGATCGACACCGCGTCGACCCCGGCGGCGCGCAGCGCCGCGAAGGCGGTCCTCGGGGCCCGGAACTGGTAGGTCTTCGGCTGGGGGGTGCCCCGCTCGGTCACCGACGTCTCCAGGTTGAGCAGCGTGACGTCGGCGTCGCGCAACGTCGCGGCGATCGGTCCGAAGGTCGTAGCCGGATCGTCGAGCAGGCCGAGAGTGCGGCCGGTGAAGTGCACGTCACCGGCGAAGGCCAGCCGGACCTCGCGCGGGACGTGCGGCGCGGTCGCGGTGCCGGACGCCACCGCGGTCGGACCCGTCGAGCCCTCGCGCCACTGCGGCGCCGGGCCGGTCGAACCGCAGCCGACCAGGCCGACGCCGACTGCGACCGCCGTCAGCGCCGCCAGCGGTGAACGCGCCGTCCTGCGGATCACGCGCTGAGGGTACGCGCTGCGTGTGACACCATGCGATGCGGGGTCCGCGGCCGTCAGTTCGAGGCGGTCGTCCGGGGCCCGTACCTCTCTGCCGCGCGCGCCTTGGCCTTGGCGGCCTCCACCTCGCGGTCACGCGGAGGCGCCTTGGTCACGAGGCCGTCCAGCAGGGTCCGGGTCGCCGCCGTGACGACCCGGACCGCCTCGTCGAACGCCGCCTCGTTGGCTGCCGACGGTCTCGTGGTGCCGCTGACCTTGCGCACGTACTGCAGTGCGGCGGCCTCGATCTCGTCCTCGGTCGCGGGCGGCTCGAAATTGTTGAGCACGCGGATGTTTCTGCACATCCCCCTACCATGCCAGGCCGGACCGACATCGCGGACCGGCGACCGTCGCGGCCCCATCATCGGCCCCACCGATTGGCCACCTCGCCCCGCGTCGTGAAGGCGACATCGGGCAGCAGCCGTCGCAAGCCACCCAGGACCTCCTCGTCGGCGGTTCACGTCCGCGCGTGGCGGACGAGGTCCTGCCGGTCGACCGAAAGCACGAGATCCTCCAGCAGTTGCTCGCTGTCCGCGCGGTCGGTGCGCACAACCGCCGGGCAACCCGACGGACCGGCCGGTACACCGCGGGCGGTCTCGCGGATTCCGCCGCCCGGACCGACCGAGATTTCGTACCGTGAGAGCGGTCTGTCACCGGTCGGGAGAGGTAGCTGATGACCGTACCGGAGGAAGAGCAGGAGAAGAGCGTCACGACCGACCCGGTGCTGTTCTCGTCCGACGGGGATCCGCACCACACCGTGGCGCAGGCCGGGCAGCCGGACGAGCATCTCACCTCGCGTTACGTCCCCGGCGACGGCGAGTCCGAGCCCGTGGGCACCGACGGGCAGCACCCGGACCCGCCCCGGAAGGACGCCTGATCAACGGTCGGCCCCGGCCGTGGCTGCGGCGACTGGGCCGGAACACCTACGACCGGCTCCGTGGTTACCTGGTCGTCGCCCTCCAAGCGGGGCTGGCCGCAGGGCTGTCGTGGTACGTCGCGCACGACGTGTTGGGGGCCAAGCAGGCGCTGTTCACGCCGGCCGCGCCGTCGGCACCGTGGCGGCCTCCCTGGGCAACCGCGTCCGGCGCACCGCCGAGCTGATCGGCGGGGTGATCGTCGGGGTGCTGGTGGGGCAGGTCATCATCGACCTGATCGGGGTCGGGCCTGTGCAGACCGGCTTCGTGGTGGCCCTCGCCATCTCCACGGCGGTCGCCTTCCGCGGCGGCGGAGCCATCATCGTGCAGGCCGCCGAGCACGGCGGTGCTGCTCGGCACCGTCTCGCCGCTGCACCAGCACCTGGCCGTGCCGCGAACCCTCGACGCGTTGGTCGGTGGCCTGACCGCCGTGGTGGTGGCGTTGCTGCTCCTGCCGCTGAATCCGGTCCGCGTGGTGCGCCGGGCCGCGGGCACGACCCTGGACGCCTTCACCACCCAGTTGACCGCCGCCGCCACGGCCCTCTCCGAGGGGGACGACGTGCGGCTGGCCGAGGCGCTGGGGCGCCTGAGCGCCGTCGAGCAGTCGAAGCAGGAGGGCTTCGGCATCCTCGGGGCCGCTCGAGAGGTCGCCAGGCTGTCACCCTGGCGCCGCCGTCGCCGCTCGGTTGTCCAGCGCTACCAGCACGCGGCCGAGCATCTCGACCGGACGTACGCCGACAGTCGGGAGACGGTGCGGTGGGTGCTGCGCGTCCTGCGCACCGGCGAGCCGGTGCCGGACGGCCTCGCGGCCTCGATCGAGCATCTCGGGCAGGCGGTGCGGCTGCTGCACCGCGACTTCATCACGGACCGGGACCCCGAAGGTGGCCTCGCCTGCGCCGAGCGGGCGGTCCGCGAGGTCGACCGGGCCGCGGCCGGCGACGTGCGGTTCACCGGCCGGGTGGCGATCTATCAGCAGCGGGTGGCGCTCAGCGCGCTGATGCAGGCGGCGGGGGTGCGGGGGCCGGAGGCTAATCGCCGGGCCGGCCTCCCGAGGCAGGACTGACGGTGCCGGCGTCGGGCGCGGCCACTCAGTGACGGCTGAGGTATCGGAGCGGGCTCATCACGATGCGCGGCTGGGCCGCGGGGTCGAGCCACCTCAGCACGGACACCGGTGGTCGTGCGACAGGTCGACGTGGCCGGCGGTGGGACCGGACAGGTCCGGCTGAACTCGTGCAGGAAGATCCCGCTGTCCGCGTTCGGCACCGGCTTCGTGACGTTCGGCGACATGTCGTAGGTGATCATGGGGATCTGCACTTCGGTCTGGGCGATCCGCAGTTCCTGAAGCAGTTCGTCGACGTGCCGGTCGGCGCGCTTCTGCTCCGACTCGTCCCGCCCGTCCGGCGCCGCGTCCCGTCGGTACTGATCGCTCACGTCGAACTCGCTCAATCACGGCTGTCTGCCGAGGGCATCCTCTCACCACGCATCTGGCGTCCTTACGGGCGACGACGGAACGACGAACCAGGCCCGCAAGGCCGCGGTCAGATCGGGTCGCTGCGGGCTGTGTCGCGGGGGGAGCCGGGCCGGTGTTCCGCCGCCCGCGGCGTCGATGGGTGGGCCGGTCCGCCGCGCGTCAGGTGTGGTTGAGCACTGTGCCGGACTGGGTAGGGGCAACATGTGAGAGCGTTTGTCTTCGGCATGGTGGCCTCGAGCGCGCTGCTGCTGGGCGCGGCGGCCGGGGTGTGGATCCGGCTGCCCAAGAGGTGGCTGGCCGTTCTGCTCGCGTTCGCCTCGGGTGCGTTGATCACGGCGCTGGCCTTCGAGTTGTTCGAGGACGCCTACGAGCAGGGTGGCATCTGGCGCGCCGCGATCGGGCTGGTGGTCGGTGCGGGGGTGTTCACCGTGCTGAGCGCCGGACTGGACCGGGTGGCGCAGGGCGGCCGTCGGCAACCACACGGTAGCGAGAAGCTCGATCCGGACGCTGCCGCTCGGGACCGGGCCGCGTCGACCGCGTCGACCACCGGCGCCGCCGGCTTGGCGCTGCTGGCTGCTGTCACCCTCGACGGCGTGCCCGAGAACGTCGCGCTCGGTGTGTCGCTGGGTGAGGGCACCGGTGGGCTGGCGCTGCTGGCGGCGATCTTCGTGTCGAACTTTCCCGAGGCGTTGGTCGGCAGTGCCTCGATGCGGGCACAAGGCCGGTCCATTGCCTTCGTGCTCGGCACGTGGGGAGTGTGCGCCGCGGTACTCGTCGCGGCCGTGGTCCTGGGCGCCGGCCCGCTGTCCCACACCGCGCCGGAGACCATCTCGCTGCCGCTGGCGTTCGCCGCCGGGGCGGTGCTGGCATCTCTCGCGGACACCCTCATGCCGGAAGCGTACGAGAAAGGCGGCCCCCCGGTCGCGTTGAGCACGACCGCTGGATTCGTGCTCTCCTTCGTCCTCGCCACGCTGTGAGCGACGCCGCCGTTCCCTCGGATCCTGCCCGGCGGTGACCGCTCGACATGATCGCCCTGGGGGGATGTGCCGTGCGGCTGGTCGATATGCAACGCCCCGGTCCGTTCGGCCGGTGTGGACGACCTGCGCCCCGAACCGCGCCACGGCGTGCCATGCTGCCGGTATGCAGGGCGCGAACATCGTCGAGTTTCTCGGTGGTCCACTCGATGGACAGAGACGTATCCAGCAGGAATTTCCGGCGGTGCTCACCGTGCCGGTGCCGCCGGACTGGACCGGCGGCCACGCGACCACCCAGGAACACACCCCGGGGGGCAGCACCGTTTCGTACACGCTGCGCACCCAACCCGGAACCGACCGGCCCGCGATCGGTGACGACGGCCAGTACACCTACGAGTACCACGGATGAAGCGCGCCCACCTCGGCTGACCGGTGTCCGCGGAGGCGTCGGGCTCCGCCAGCGAGTGTGCTGGTCACGCAGCGACCGGGGGTGCCCCTCTCGGGTGGCGTGGGGCACTTTCACATACGTCCTTTATGTAACTTTCGATCGGTTGCGCCCCTAGGCTGTCCGGGAACTGAGCGAACACCGGAGCCAGGAGCAGACATGTCACGCCCACGCCGATCGTCATCGATTCTCGCGGTGCTCACCGCCGCCGTCAGTGTGGTCACGCTCGTCGTCACCGCGACTGCCGCCTCCGCCGCCGGCTCCGTCCTGTTCGACCAACCCTTCCGGAACAACGTCGCGAACGGTCTCGGGCCGGTGGCCGTGCCGGGGGTGCCCGCCGGCTCGGCCACCAACGCCGCCTGCCTCAGCGCCGCGGGGAACACCGGCACCGGTCCGTTGCTGAGCTGTCCCAGCGCCACGGACACCCCGGGCAACGGCAAGCTCCGCCTGACGCCGGCCAGCACCCAGCGGCAGGGCGGCGTGTTCGGCGCGGTCAGCGTGCCCACCTCGCAGGGGCTGCACGTCTCGTTCACGTCGTACCAGTACGGCGGCAGCAGCCCGGGCGCGGACGGCTTGGCCTTCGTCCTCGCGGCCGTCGATCCGGCAAACCCGCTAGCCCCTTCCGTGATCGGTCAGCCTGGTGGTTCGCTCGGCTACTCCGCCGCGTTCACCGGTCGCAGTGTGGGTCTGTCGAACGGCTACCTCGGCGTCGGCCTGGACGTCTACGGCAACTTCAGCAACAGCGTCTACCAGGGCACCGGATGCACGAACCCGGCATACATCTCCACCACGGGCGGACGAGTTCCGGGCCAGGTGATCATCCGCGGGCCGGGCCGCAACGGAGCGGGTTACTGCGCCGTCAACAGCACCGCCAGCAGCACCTCCTCGCCCGCCATCGCCCTGCGCGCGGCGACCCGGTCGGCCGCCGCGGTGCCGGTCGACGTGGTGGTCAACACCACCAGGTCCCCGTTCACCACCGACAACGGCATCACCGTGCCCGCCGGGCAGTACGCCGTCCGGTTCACCCCGGTCGGTGGCACGGCCCGAACCCTCACCGGAGCGTTGCCGGTGGTCGCGTCGAGCCTCTATCCGTCGCCGACCTGGCTCAACGCCGACGGCTATCCGCGCCAACTCGCCTTCGGCTGGGTCGGCTCGACGGGCTCGGTGACCGACTTCCACGAGGTCGACTCGACCCGCGTGGTCAGCTTCAACGCGGTGCCGGATCTCAGGGTCGTGCAGACCAGCTCCGTCGGCGCGGCTCCGCAGCCCGGTGACCCGGTCACCTACACCATCAGCAGCGGCGTCGATCCGGGGGTCGCCGAGACCGCCTCGATCTCGGTGACGCAGACCCTGCCCCCGGGTGTGCTGCCGCGCGGCGCCTTCGGGTCGGGCTGGGTCTGCGAACCGCCGGCCGGACAGACCGTGAGATGCACCAACAGCAACGGCCCGTTCCCGGCGGGCAGCTCGCTACCGGGGATCACTGTGGTCGCCACCGTGACCGAGAGCAGTGTGACGCCCGCGCTGGTGCAGAGCGCGACGGTGGTCACCGCCTCGTCGGTCGACGCCAACCCCGGCTACTCCGGCGGCACCACGGCGGTCACGCCGCTGACCGCACCCACCGGCTTGGCCGTCGCGCCGGCGGTGGGTCCCGTCGGTGGCGGCACCGCCGTCACCGTCAGCGGCACCAACCTCGGCGGTGCGACCGCCATCACCATCGGCACGGCCGCTGAGCAGGCCGCCGGCACCTCGGTGGTGCTGCTGCCCTGCCCCGGCGGCGTGTCCGCCGGCTGCTTCACCACCAACGGGGACGGCACCCTCGGCATCCCCTCGATGCCGCCCCGGCCGGCGGCGGCCCCGGTGACCGTCGCCGTCGTGACCCGGGGAACGGCGGGCGCGGCCAACTACGTGTACGCCTCCGCGCCGGACGCGCCACCGGCGCCAACCGCCAGCGCCGGTGTCGCCGCCGCGACGGTCTCCTGGAGTGCCCCGGTGAGCAACGGCAGCGCGATCACCGGATACGTCGTCACACCGGTGCGCAACGGCGTGCCGCAGCCGGCGCTGACATTCGATGCCTCCACCACCAGCCGGACGCTGACCGGGCTCACCGTCGGCGCCTCCTACTCGTTCCGCGTGGCGGCCACGAACGCGTACGGCACCGGGCCGGTCAGCCCCGCGTCGAACGCGGTGGTGCCCTACACCACGCCGGCCGCGCCGACGATCACCTCGGTCGTCGCCGGCACGAACTCCGCCGTGCTGACCTGGACCGCGCCCGCCGATGGTGGCTCCCCCGTCACCGGCTACCGCATCACCCCGTACGTCGATGCAGTGGCGCGGACCGCCGTCACCGTGCCCGCGACGTCGACCTCGTGGAGCGTCACCGGTCTGACGTCCACCGAGACGTACACCTTCCGGATCGCGGCCGTCAACGCCGCCGGCACCGGACCGGACTCCGCGCCCGCCGGGCCGGTCAGACCGAACCCACCGCCGTCGCTCACCTTCGGGCCGCCGCCGGCCGGTGAGGTCGGCGCCGGCTACCGCGTCGCACTGACCGTGTCCGGTGGGACGGCGCCGCTGGCCTGGTCGGTGAGCGCCGGGACGCTACCGCCCGGGCTCACCCTCGATCCGGCCACCGGTGTGCTCTCCGGCAGCCCGCGCGAGGCGGGCAGCTACCCGTTCACGGTGCGGGTCACCGACGCCAGCGGTTTCTCCGACGACCGGCCGGCGACGATCACCGCCGCGGCGGCCCCCCGCCTCAGCTTCGCGCCGCCGCCGACCGCGAAGGAGTACGACCCCTACTCGTATCCGCTGACCGTCGTCGGTGGCACCGGGCCCTTCGGCTGGTCGGTGAGCGCCGGCGCGCTCCCGCCGGGGCTCACCCTCGACCCGGGCAGCGGCCTGCTCGCCGGCACCCCCACCTCCGCGGGCAGCTTCACCTT is part of the Micromonospora sp. WMMD980 genome and encodes:
- a CDS encoding DUF2277 domain-containing protein, whose amino-acid sequence is MCRNIRVLNNFEPPATEDEIEAAALQYVRKVSGTTRPSAANEAAFDEAVRVVTAATRTLLDGLVTKAPPRDREVEAAKAKARAAERYGPRTTASN
- a CDS encoding ArsB/NhaD family transporter; the protein is MSTLAWMAVVVFAAAYVLIATEKIDRVTVAVGGASIMLAIGATDAEHAFFSEEAGIDWNVIFLLLGMMLIVGVLKRTGLFEYLAIWSAKKARGRPFPIMVILVVVTAVVSAALDNVTTVLLVAPVTLLVCERLDVPPIPFLIAEVMASNIGGAATLVGDPPNIIIASRSGLSFTDFLNVMAPLVLIVLVVFVGLCRIMFRRAFRYDAERAARVMALREADAIRDRRLVVISLVVLGAVLLAFSLHTVLHLEPSVVALLGGLLLLVLSRLDAGEVAKDVEWPTLVFFAGLFVMVGALVATGVIDSIARSATEAVEGKLWPATLLLLWASAGLSAIVDNIPYVATMSPIVSELVNAEGGLDKAQVLWWALAIGADFGGNATAVGASANVVVLGIADRAGHKITFWGFTKYGLIVTVISVAIAVPYLWLRFF
- a CDS encoding putative Ig domain-containing protein, whose translation is MSRPRRSSSILAVLTAAVSVVTLVVTATAASAAGSVLFDQPFRNNVANGLGPVAVPGVPAGSATNAACLSAAGNTGTGPLLSCPSATDTPGNGKLRLTPASTQRQGGVFGAVSVPTSQGLHVSFTSYQYGGSSPGADGLAFVLAAVDPANPLAPSVIGQPGGSLGYSAAFTGRSVGLSNGYLGVGLDVYGNFSNSVYQGTGCTNPAYISTTGGRVPGQVIIRGPGRNGAGYCAVNSTASSTSSPAIALRAATRSAAAVPVDVVVNTTRSPFTTDNGITVPAGQYAVRFTPVGGTARTLTGALPVVASSLYPSPTWLNADGYPRQLAFGWVGSTGSVTDFHEVDSTRVVSFNAVPDLRVVQTSSVGAAPQPGDPVTYTISSGVDPGVAETASISVTQTLPPGVLPRGAFGSGWVCEPPAGQTVRCTNSNGPFPAGSSLPGITVVATVTESSVTPALVQSATVVTASSVDANPGYSGGTTAVTPLTAPTGLAVAPAVGPVGGGTAVTVSGTNLGGATAITIGTAAEQAAGTSVVLLPCPGGVSAGCFTTNGDGTLGIPSMPPRPAAAPVTVAVVTRGTAGAANYVYASAPDAPPAPTASAGVAAATVSWSAPVSNGSAITGYVVTPVRNGVPQPALTFDASTTSRTLTGLTVGASYSFRVAATNAYGTGPVSPASNAVVPYTTPAAPTITSVVAGTNSAVLTWTAPADGGSPVTGYRITPYVDAVARTAVTVPATSTSWSVTGLTSTETYTFRIAAVNAAGTGPDSAPAGPVRPNPPPSLTFGPPPAGEVGAGYRVALTVSGGTAPLAWSVSAGTLPPGLTLDPATGVLSGSPREAGSYPFTVRVTDASGFSDDRPATITAAAAPRLSFAPPPTAKEYDPYSYPLTVVGGTGPFGWSVSAGALPPGLTLDPGSGLLAGTPTSAGSFTFTVEVTDSFGQRDSRPVDLVVDPLAGLTISAPASASLGTVAAGTPAVTGRLGPVTVSDDRGPRSGAWTAIVAITPFRAGSGSTAEIIAPAAVAYVSGPAVSTTGNGSFTPQLGAPLDVPRTAAAWTGAAGANSATWNPALSVSLPTDLVVGSYRATVTHSVI
- a CDS encoding CBS domain-containing protein, whose product is MRASDVAISMDTVTEDMPAREAARILAAQDLPGLIVVDTAGRPSTVLAGTQVLRMALPSYCQDDPALARVIDEAAADVVLAGIGNRTVADLLPRNRPGLPAVSADATLLEVASVMARTNVPLVAVVDRDRVMTGAITLDGLLDRILGT
- the nhaA gene encoding Na+/H+ antiporter NhaA, yielding MSGPQSPPRVLGRGSWAEASRIAEVLRKETIGGALLLIAAAVALIWANSPWAHRYEAMTALTVGPHALHLDLSLATWAADGLLAIFFFVAGLELKREFVAGDLHDPRRAAVPVAAAIGGVLVPALLYAVVNSGGALKGWAVPTATDIAFALAVLAVIGRHLPTALRTFLLTLAVVDDLLAIVIIAVFYTAHLSVLPLLAAALPLGVFALLVQRRVRLWWLLLPLAFATWALVHASGVHATVAGGLLAFAVPVLRSRGTGPGVGLAEHFEHRFRPISAGVAVPVFALMSAGVAVGGLDGLAQALTDPIAVGIVLGLVVGKPIGILLATWLVARFTRARLDAGLAWIDVTGLAVLAGIGFTVSLLIGELAFGIGSDADDRVKIAVLAGSLIAATLAMMILRVRNRAYRQIYEAERVDHDHDDVPDVYQR
- a CDS encoding CapA family protein — encoded protein: MIRRTARSPLAALTAVAVGVGLVGCGSTGPAPQWREGSTGPTAVASGTATAPHVPREVRLAFAGDVHFTGRTLGLLDDPATTFGPIAATLRDADVTLLNLETSVTERGTPQPKTYQFRAPRTAFAALRAAGVDAVSIANNHILDYGRQGLSDTLDSAAEARYPVFGAGHDADAAYAPWLTTVRGLRIAVLGMSQVHDLAESWRATDTQSGVAMAFDPARATAAVRAARKQADLVVVFMHWGVEGNSCATGEMKTFAQRLSGAGADIVVGAHAHTLLANGWLGQTYVHYGLGNFLWYSTSHSTDSGVLKLVVRERTVVESRFVPATVSGSGQPVPATGAGKRRILDKLAAARGCTGLSARRPG